Below is a window of Aeromonas veronii DNA.
GGGGCTCTCCTGCCTGTGGGTGCAAGATGAAGCAGCCTGTCTTGCGGCGCTGGCGGCGGGCGATATCAGTCTGCTGGTGTGCGATCTCAGTCTGGTGGAGCAAGATGCCATCAGCCTGTTGATGAGCCAGCCCCAGTTGCAGGAGGCTGGGCTGCCCATCGTGCTGCTCTCCGCTCATGAACAGACACTGATCGATGGTGCCCGCCGGCTGCTCCATGATGCCGGTTTCAATATTCTGGCGGCACTGGCTAAACCCCTCGACGGCGATGCGCTGCTCAGGTTGCTGCGCAGGCTTTATCTGGGCCCGTTACGGCAGCAGCGGTTGAGTGGCCAGCGTCGCTCTATCCGCCCTTGGCAGGGGGAGGTGCAAGGTCAGCTTGGGCTGCTCTCCAGCCCCGCCACCCCTTATCCGGTCTGGCTGGCGGTAACGGGCTTGCCCAGCCGCTGGGAGGTCCTCAAGGAGTGGCTGGCGGAGCAGTCGCGCCCCCCCTCCGAGCTGACCTTGTTGATCCACCGGCGTGATCACCTGCTCGGCAATGCAGATCGCTTCGCACTGGTGCTGCAAGCCAGTCTGGCGGGGAGCAAACTTGCGCTGCTGCTCGACAACGGTCAGCATCTGCCATTCGATCTGCTGGAGCGTCTGCCGCTGCAAGCCTTGCTGCTGGGACAGGGGATCTTGCCGGAGATGGAGTCCTTGACCGATGACTCCCTGCTGGGACGTTTTATGACCCGGGTCAAGGAACTGGGGATCGCAGTCTACCTGGATGACCCTTACAACCTGCTCGACGTCGAGGTGTGGCGAGCGCGCGGTATGACGGGGCGCTGGTAAGCCATGGCGCGCTACCTCTGCTGGCCGATGCATCGGGAGCGCCTTAGCAAAGGGCTGGATGGCTGGCCCCATCCGGTTTCCCGGGCCGGACTGCCGCTGGCGATGGAGGTTGCCGAGGTGCCCTGTCTGCTGCGCGAGCTGCATGGTGTGGCGCCTGCCCGCATGCTGGCTGCTTACGATGCATTGAGTGAAGAGAGCATCTATCTGCGCTTTATGCGCCCGAAACGGACGCCGCCACCGGAACAGGTCGCCCAATTTCTCAATTACCAGCCCGAACATCAGATCTCGCTGCTGCTGACCGATCTTGCCGGTGAGCCGCTGGCTCAGGCCCAATCGATCCGCCGCTCTCTTCATCCCGATCAGGCAGAATTCTCCTGCATCGTGGCGGATCACTTTCAGCACAAGGGCGCGGGACGGCGCATGCTACTGGCGCTGGCACTGTTGGCCAGGGCGGACGGGATCCGGGAGTGGACGGCAGAAGTTCTGGCCCAGAACCGTCCCATGCTGACCCTGCTCAAGCGCCTTGGCTTGCCGCTGACGCTGGTGACCGGACGGGAGATGGTTTTTGTCAGGCTGGATCTGTCGGTACTGGACGCCTGGTTGCCAGAGCCGCCATCTGCGCCGCTTAAGACCAAGGGCGAATAGTGACACTTTTTTCCCTGTGCTAAGGTCACATTTATTGTGCGGGGATAGACGGAGCAGCTTATGGCGCAGTCATATAAACATATCGTGATCCTGACCGGGGCAGGGATATCAGCCGAATCCGGCATCAAGACCTTTCGTGCCTGCGATGGCTTGTGGGAAGAGCACAAGGTCGAAGATGTGGCGACCCCCGAGGGGTATGCCCGGGATCCTGATCTGGTGCTGCGCTTTTACAACTCCCGCCGCAAACAGCTGCAACAGCCCCAGGTTCATCCCAATCCGGCCCACTATGCGCTGGCCCGTCTCGAGCGGCTGCTGCCGGGTTCAGTCACCCTGGTGACTCAGAACATCGACAATCTGCACGAGAGCGCAGGCAGCAAGAACCTCATCCATATGCACGGCGAACTGCTCAAGGCCCGCTGTCCCGAGTCCGGTCAGGTGATCGAGTGGCGTGGCGATCTCCATCAGGACGAGCTCTGTTCCTGCTGCCAGTTTCCTCAGCCGATGCGCCCTCATGTGGTCTGGTTTGGTGAGATGCCGCTCGGGTTGGATCGTATCTACAGTGCGTTGGCCCAGAGCGATCTCTTTATCTCCATCGGCACCTCGGGCGCCGTCTATCCGGCTGCCGGTTTTGTCCATGAGGCTGGCCTCAATGGTGCGCATACTATTGAGCTCAATCTTGAGCCGAGCGAGGTGGGTAGCCAGTTTGACGAGAAGCGCTATGGCCCGGCCTCTCTGTTGGTTCCCGCTTATGTAGACGAGTTGCTTGAGGCGTGCGGCATCCATCAACCCAGACAGATTGAGGGGCACAACTGGATGGAGATGCGTGGCCCTTAGCGGTTAGCAGATGCCCCGTAAACCATTGCCCAATCGGGCGGGGATATAAGGGGAGCTAATCTGATGCGTTTGCGAGCCCGCCTATGTCTTCAGTGTCTCGAT
It encodes the following:
- a CDS encoding response regulator; amino-acid sequence: MIISDEELLALLDSEDREAAGFCPIVLYALDRTAHELASAMTLPSYVALRRTQPDACWQWEGLFAAGAIALYDPAAHQQADYFPELQQHQGIYAIGEDWLGGLAASYRDWSHWLAANQVLLLEDHPFQGMQLQQAIAAWGLSCLWVQDEAACLAALAAGDISLLVCDLSLVEQDAISLLMSQPQLQEAGLPIVLLSAHEQTLIDGARRLLHDAGFNILAALAKPLDGDALLRLLRRLYLGPLRQQRLSGQRRSIRPWQGEVQGQLGLLSSPATPYPVWLAVTGLPSRWEVLKEWLAEQSRPPSELTLLIHRRDHLLGNADRFALVLQASLAGSKLALLLDNGQHLPFDLLERLPLQALLLGQGILPEMESLTDDSLLGRFMTRVKELGIAVYLDDPYNLLDVEVWRARGMTGRW
- a CDS encoding GNAT family N-acetyltransferase, which translates into the protein MARYLCWPMHRERLSKGLDGWPHPVSRAGLPLAMEVAEVPCLLRELHGVAPARMLAAYDALSEESIYLRFMRPKRTPPPEQVAQFLNYQPEHQISLLLTDLAGEPLAQAQSIRRSLHPDQAEFSCIVADHFQHKGAGRRMLLALALLARADGIREWTAEVLAQNRPMLTLLKRLGLPLTLVTGREMVFVRLDLSVLDAWLPEPPSAPLKTKGE
- the cobB gene encoding NAD-dependent protein deacylase, producing MAQSYKHIVILTGAGISAESGIKTFRACDGLWEEHKVEDVATPEGYARDPDLVLRFYNSRRKQLQQPQVHPNPAHYALARLERLLPGSVTLVTQNIDNLHESAGSKNLIHMHGELLKARCPESGQVIEWRGDLHQDELCSCCQFPQPMRPHVVWFGEMPLGLDRIYSALAQSDLFISIGTSGAVYPAAGFVHEAGLNGAHTIELNLEPSEVGSQFDEKRYGPASLLVPAYVDELLEACGIHQPRQIEGHNWMEMRGP